One part of the Denticeps clupeoides chromosome 16, fDenClu1.1, whole genome shotgun sequence genome encodes these proteins:
- the nod2 gene encoding nucleotide-binding oligomerization domain-containing protein 2, which translates to MSAQKLVLSQRAELVQALSRGGTAEGVDCVLDLLISWGVLLWEDYVCACVANKPLSTRTRDLLDLVYEKGERACELLLCAFCQVLPEAQKTGLEFGKCVSVVKDDREPSTMATETLLCHRPFLVSRLRDHVDGALEHLLGRGCLTSADREEIQLPVYTSSQQARRLLDKVRFRGEDSAMVLLHYLDRTTSPPPPEKENEQPFAEWLVYQKKLCSSILAQCYFLSTCGGAGKYSLDDVYTDGLLELSQGCGDTQVSLGLEDVLGQVGTLNEEADTVLVSGQAGSGKSTLLQRLHLLWARREALQDFLLLFPFSCRKLNAEERELSLRDLLFLHCCWPDRDQDKLFAFVLDNPHLVLLTFDGLDEFKQSFSDERRHCCPTQAAPMSTLLFNLLQGSLMKGVRKLVTSRPEAAGPSLRQYLRKEVLLKGFSPGGIDCFVRKHHQDRGVASGVLQALQSNTALLGLCHIPVFCWIVSKCYKELLGCGKGSPQTFTDVYLMVLQHFFRRKSPQQKSLGSSWLLEHFQTIMHLGQLAFEGLDASCYIFSEVDLQNSGVAEEDITIGFLIHSKNFSSTDERHFEFLHITMQCFFAALHIVLSDKTNLNQIRTLFQTQCKSKGCIGFCQPREQSVMTTESSNPQITAKFVSGLLSQHHSDLLQQSCSATMLGKKSKCVVKCVSKGVQRHFKSIPQPVKGEKKSMHAMPSFVWLISCIYEMQDSDVAMNSVARLEVDHLKLTYCNIGPVECTALAYVLQYLRCPVGLQLDYNCVGDVGVEQLLPCLPVCSSLYLRNNNISDEGIRRLIDKGVHCESFKKIALFSNNLTDACTQDFAHLLKTKQIFLSLRLGNNNITSRGAEQLAEGLRCSQSLQYLGLWGNKIGDRGAEALAEALKDNTSLVWLSLVGNGIGNSGAQALAKIIQKSKTLEEMWLSKNCITRVGVEYIVKALEENVTVKSVWLRGNNLSQPEVEEFQRECRLIF; encoded by the exons ATGAGCGCTCAAAAACTGGTCCTGAGTCAGCGAGCCGAGCTGGTCCAGGCACTGAGCCGTGGCGGAACGGCCGAGGGCGTGGACTGTGTGCTGGACCTGCTGATATCCTGGGGTGTGCTGCTCTGGGAGGACTACGTTTGTGCTTGTGTGGCCAACAAACCGCTGAGCACCAGGACCAGGGACCTTCTGGACCTTGTCTACGAAAAAGGAGAGAGGGCTTGTGAGCTCCTGCTGTGCGCGTTTTGCCAGGTCCTCCCTGAGGCTCAAAAGACCGGCCTGGAGTTTGGGAAGTGTGTTTCTGTCGTAAAGGATGACAGAGAGCCATCAACGATGGCAACGGAGACTCTACTGTGCCACAGGCCTTTCTTGGTGTCCAGGCTTCGGGATCATGTTGATGGAGCACTGGAGCATCTGTTGGGGAGAGGATGTCTAACATCCGCCGACCGCGAAGAGATTCAGCTTCCAGTCTACACCTCTTCACAACAG GCTAGACGACTTTTGGACAAAGTCAGGTTTAGAGGAGAAGATTCTGCTATGGTGCTGTTACATTATTTAGATCGGACTACATCACCACCACCTCCAGAGAAGGAGAATGAGCAACCTTTTGCAG AGTGGTTGGTGTACCAGAAGAAGCTGTGCAGTTCCATTCTGGCGCAGTGCTACTTCCTCAGCACCTGCGGGGGCGCTGGAAAGTACTCCTTGGATGACGTCTACACAGACGGGCTGTTGGAGTTGTCTCAGGGCTGTGGTGACACGCAGGTCTCCCTAGGCTTGGAGGACGTCCTGGGACAGGTGGGAACGCTTAATGAGGAGGCCGACACTGTACTGGTGTCTGGCCAGGCAGGCAGTGGGAAGAGCACCTTGCTGCAGAGACTTCATCTGCTCTGGGCGAGGAGGGAGGCTCTGCAGGACTTCCTGCTGCTGTTTCCTTTCAGTTGCAGGAAGCTGAATGCCGAGGAACGAGAGCTCTCGCTCAGGGACCTCCTTTTCCTTCACTGCTGCTGGCCTGACCGGGATCAGGACAAGCTTTTTGCGTTCGTTCTGGATAATCCCCATTTGGTGCTGCTTACCTTCGATGGCCTAGATGAGTTTAAGCAGAGCTTCTCAGACGAACGAAGACACTGCTGCCCTACCCAGGCAGCACCGATGTCTACACTGCTCTTCAACCTGCTTCAGGGTTCTCTGATGAAGGGTGTACGGAAGTTGGTGACTAGTCGTCCTGAGGCAGCTGGCCCTTCATTGAGGCAGTATCTCCGCAAGGAGGTCCTCCTGAAAGGTTTCTCTCCAGGTGGGATCGATTGCTTTGTGAGGAAGCACCATCAGGATCGCGGTGTAGCCTCTGGTGTCTTGCAAGCTTTGCAGAGTAACACAGCACTGCTGGGCCTGTGTCATATCCCAGTCTTCTGCTGGATTGTGTCTAAATGTTACAAGGAGCTTCTGGGTTGTGGGAAGGGAAGTCCTCAAACATTCACTGATGTGTATCTCATGGTTTTGCAGCACTTTTTCCGACGCAAATCCCCCCAGCAGAAAAGCCTGGGCAGTAGCTGGTTGCTGGAACATTTTCAGACGATCATGCATCTTGGTCAGTTGGCATTTGAAGGTCTTGACGCCTCTTGCTACATCTTCTCAGAGGTTGACCTGCAGAATAGTGGCGTTGCGGAGGAGGACATAACCATAGGGTTCCTCATCCACAGCAAGAACTTCTCCTCAACTGACGAAAGGCACTTTGAGTTCTTGCACATAACTATGCAATGCTTCTTTGCAGCTCTCCACATTGTTCTCAGCGACAAAACCAATCTTAACCAAATTCGGACCCTCTTTCAGACGCAGTGTAAATCTAAAGGGTGCATAGGGTTCTGTCAGCCCAGAGAGCAGAGCGTCATGACTACTGAGAGCTCAAACCCTCAGATTACCGCCAAGTTTGTATCTGGACTCCTTTCCCAGCATCACAGCGATCTGCTCCAGCAGTCTTGCTCCGCCACCATGTTGGGAAAGAAGTCCAAGTGTGTGGTTAAGTGTGTGTCCAAAGGCGTGCAGAGACACTTTAAATCCATCCCCCAGCCAGTCAAGGGGGAGAAGAAGAGCATGCATGCAATGCCCAGCTTCGTCTGGCTCATTTCGTGTATTTATGAGATGCAGGACAGCGATGTCGCGATGAATTCGGTGGCCAGGCTTGAGGTGGACCATCTGAAGCTGACCTACTGCAACATAGGTCCAGTAGAGTGCACTGCTCTGGCCTACGTGCTGCAGTATCTCAGGTGCCCAGTCGGCTTACAGCTTGACTACAACTGTGTGGGGGACGTCGGGGTGGAGCAGCTGCTgccctgcctgcctgtctgcagTTCCCTTTA TCTGAGGAACAATAACATTTCAGATGAGGGCATCCGCAGACTTATTGATAAGGGTGTTCACTGTGAGAGCTTCAAGAAGATTGC GCTCTTCAGCAATAATTTGACTGACGCATGCACACAGGACTTCGCTCATCTGCTCAAAACAAAGCAGATCTTTCTTTCACTGAG ATTGGGAAACAACAACATCACTTCTCGTGGAGCCGAGCAGCTGGCAGAGGGACTGAGATGCAGTCAGTCATTACAATACCTGGG TTTGTGGGGGAACAAAATAGGGGACAGGGGAGCAGAAGCTTTGGCTGAAGCCCTAAAAGATAACACTTCATTGGTGTGGCTTAG TTTGGTAGGCAATGGCATTGGCAACTCGGGAGCACAAGCACTGGCAAAAATCATtcagaaaagtaaaacattAGAAGAGATGTG GTTGAGCAAAAACTGCATTACGAGAGTTGGAGTGGAGTACATAGTCAAGGCGCTTGAAGAGAATGTGACTGTAAAATCTGTGTG GCTGAGGGGCAACAATCTCAGTCAACCAGAGGTGGAGGAGTTTCAGAGGGAATGCCGTCTTATCTTCTGA
- the cyld gene encoding LOW QUALITY PROTEIN: ubiquitin carboxyl-terminal hydrolase CYLD (The sequence of the model RefSeq protein was modified relative to this genomic sequence to represent the inferred CDS: deleted 1 base in 1 codon) yields MSSALWSQEKPSGFRDDWRYFIVFKECTVEKPPQKTLWIPRGSLGQACQERNNLGRPLPPCKGKRSLRILDQANVVLSLDERDVVELDEKLAELLFPITNCEERYALLCNKPRLDRAREIDCGSKVRVQLRTGDDPLPGVVRFKGSLLPDRALSGIWFGVELLEKGRGQGFTEGSYQGQQLFRCEEECGVFVALDKLELWEDEDEDDEPDLDPDVLADDYPDFSPLEINSRVVVQTREGPERGTVIFYDLLPGNENHGYYVGVDMDNPIGDWDGLLDGKLLCSFASLEHTRLVPVCDVIPECSMQDQGQPKHYAPRGSGTEKPSSIQSKPKSKGLGLQCGTRSKSEFYYTLNGSSVDHPAQSKSKSTWYIDEVGEDPAKSLTETPPDFNQASPPSRAPAPTSLSSDTRCHSLPFSLSRRAGPNGSMSQGPLSLSVQSVRAELSEQPPPPPTTTAPSPRAPSPPRGQPGLEVGSLVEVKENPPLCGVIRWVGLPPGLLEPLAGLELEDECPGCTDGTFKGTRYFTCPPKKALFVKLKCCRPDSRFPSQHHSSNPIERCNSIAFGGYLSEVVYENTPPRTEGYGLEVMVGKKKGIQGHYNSCYLDSTLFCLFAFSSVLDTVLLRPRAKTDVEYYRETQELLRTEIVNPLRIHGYVCATKVMKLRRILEKVEAASGFTSEEKDPEEFLNILFHHILRVDPLLRLRSAGQKVQDCYFYQIFMDKKDKVLVPTSQQLLEWSFINSDLKFAEAPSCLIIQMPRFGKDFKMFNKIFPSLELDITDLLEDTPRECRICGGLALYECRDCYEDTDITAGKIKQFCEKCNTQVHLHPRRKSHRHGKLSVPKELHEGVWRQGSFPHQRMELFAVLCIETSHYVAFVKYGAADTAWLFFDSMADRDGGQNGFNIPQVSPCPEVGTYLKMTPEELHALDPKSIQGCARRLLCDAYMCMYQSPTMSLYK; encoded by the exons ATGAGCTCTGCCCTGTGGAGCCAGGAGAAGCCCAGCGGCTTCCGGGATGATTGGCgttatttcattgttttcaaGGAGTGCACGGTGGAGAAGCCACCCCAGAAGACTCTGTGGATCCCCCGTGGGAGCTTGGGCCAGGCGTGCCAGGAGCGTAATAACCTGGGCCGCCCGCTGCCACCCTGCAAGGGCAAGCGCAGCCTTCGCATCCTGGACCAGGCCAATGTGGTGCTGAGTCTGGACGAACGAGACGTTGTGGAGCTGGACGAGAAGCTGGCTGAGCTGCTGTTCCCCATCACCAACTGCGAGGAGCGCTACGCCCTGCTGTGCAACAAGCCTCGCCTGGACCGCGCCCGTGAGATTGACTGTGGTTCCAAGGTGCGCGTGCAGCTGCGCACTGGCGATGACCCTCTGCCTGGGGTGGTGCGATTTAAAGGCTCCCTCCTGCCTGATCGTGCCTTGTCTGGGATATGGTTTGGAGTGGAACTGCTG GAGAAAGGCCGTGGCCAGGGCTTCACCGAGGGCTCCTACCAGGGCCAGCAGCTCTTCCGCTGTGAGGAAGAGTGCGGGGTGTTCGTGGCGCTCGAC AAGCTAGAGCTGtgggaggatgaggatgaagacGACGAGCCAGACTTGGACCCTGACGTCCTGGCAGATGACTACCCGGACTTCTCACCGCTGGAGATCAACTCGCGTGTGGTGGTTCAGACCAGGGAGGGCCCCGAGCGTGGCACCGTCATATTCTATGACCTGCTGCCTGGCAACGAGAATCACGGCTACTATGTGGGAGTAGACATG GACAATCCCATTGGGGACTGGGATGGTCTCCTTGACGGGAAGCTGTTGTGCAGCTTTGCAAGCCTTGAGCACACTCGCCTCGTCCCCGTCTGTGACGTAATCCCAG agTGCTCCATGCAGGACCAGGGGCAGCCGAAGCATTATGCCCCCAGAGGCAGCGGCACTGAAAAGCCCTCTTCCATTCAGAGCAAACCAAAGAGCAAAG GATTAGGTCTGCAGTGTGGGACTAGAAGCAAGTCTGaattttattacactttaaaTGGCAGTTCTGTTGATCATCCAGCGCAGTCCAAATCCAAAAGCACATGGTACATTGATGAAG TTGGAGAAGACCCTGCCAAGTCCCTCACAGAAACACCGCCTGATTTTAACCAGGCCTCTCCACCTTCCCGGGCCCCGGCTCCCACCTCACTGAGCAGCGACACTCGCTGCCACTCGCTGCCGTTCAGCTTGAGCCGCAGAGCCGGGCCCAATGGGAGCATGAGCCAAGGCCCCCTCTCCCTGTCTGTCCAGTCTGTGAGAGCCGAGCTGTCGGAGCAGCCCCCTCCGCCACCAACAACTACTGCGCCCTCTCCAAGGGCACCTTCTCCCCCTCGTGGACAACCTGGACTGGAGGTGGGCTCTCTCGTTGAGGTGAAGGAGAACCCACCTTTGTGTGGTGTGATTCGCTGGGTTGGGTTACCACCAGGCCTTCTAGAACCCCTGGCTGGTCTAGAACTG GAGGACGAATGTCCCGGCTGCACAGATGGCACTTTTAAAGGGACCCGGTACTTTACCTGCCCTCCCAAGAAAGCCCTGTTTGTGAAGCTGAAGTGCTGCCGACCCGATTCACGGTTTCCCTCCCAGCACCACTCTTCCAACCCCATTGAACGCTGCAACTCAATCG cttttgGAGGCTACTTGAGTGAAGTGGTGTATGAGAACACTCCTCCTCGCACTGAAGGGTATGGACTGGAGGTGATGGTGGGGAAGAAGAAGGGCATACAGGGCCATTACAACTCCTGTTACCTGGACTCCACACTTTTCTG TTTGTTTGCCTTCAGTTCAGTCCTGGACACGGTTCTACTGAGGCCCAGAGCCAAGACTGATGTAGAGTACTACAGAGAGACCCAGGAGCTCCTGCGCACTGAGATAGTCAACCCTCTCCGCAT ACATGGCTACGTCTGTGCAACTAAAGTGATGAAGCTTAGGAGGAtcctggagaaggtggaggcAGCATCAGGATTCACTTCAGAAGAGAAGG ATCCAGAGGAATTCCTCAACATCTTGTTTCATCACATCCTGAGGGTGGACCCCCTCCTCAGACTCCG CTCTGCAGGGCAGAAGGTGCAGGACTGTTACTTCTACCAGATCTTCATGGATAAGAAGGACAAAGTTCTGGTGCCCACCAGTCAGCAGCTCCTGGAGTGGTCTTTCATCAACAGTGACCTCAAATTTGCAGAG GCTCCATCCTGCCTGATCATCCAGATGCCACGCTTTGGGAAAGACTTCAAAATGTTCAACAAAATCTTCCCCTCACTAGAACTGGACATTACAGACCTGCTAGAAgaca CTCCAAGGGAGTGCCGCATCTGCGGCGGCTTGGCCCTTTACGAGTGCAGGGATTGCTACGAGGACACAGATATCACCGCTGGGAAGATTAAGCAATTTTGTGAAAAGTGCAATACCCAG GTTCACCTCCATCCGCGGCGCAAGTCCCACCGGCATGGGAAACTTTCTGTGCCCAAGGAGCTGCATGAAGGGGTGTGGCGTCAGGGCAGCTTTCCTCACCAGAGGATGGAGCTGTTTGCAGTCCTCTGCATTGAGACCAGTCACTACGTGGCATTTGTGAAGTATGGTGCTGCTGACACGGCCTGGCTCTTTTTCGATAGCATGGCCGACCGCGATG gaGGACAAAATGGATTCAACATCCCACAAGTTTCACCATGTCCAGAGGTGGGCACCTATCTCAAGATGACTCCGGAGGAGCTACATGCTCTGGACCCCAAAAGCATTCAGGGCTGTGCCCGCCGACTGCTGTGCGATGCTTACATGTGCATGTACCAGAGCCCAACCATGAGTCTGTACAAATAA